TCCCGGAAAGCACGGGCCGTGCCCTCGTAGCGGATATGCCCCTTCTCGAGGACGTAGACGCGGTCGGCCAGATCGAGACAGAAGTCCACGTTCTGCTCGGCGAGGAGGATGGTCATCCCCTCCCGGGCCAGGCGGCCGATCTGCTCCTTGAGATGGTCGACCACGAGCGGGGCCAGCCCTTCCGAGGGCTCGTCCAGGAGCAGGAGCTCGGGGTTGCCCATCAGGGTGCGCGCGATCGTCAGCATCTGCTGCTCGCCGCCGGAGAGGAAGCCGCCCTGCCGGTTTACCAGCTCGCGAAGCTTGGGGAAGAGATCGAAGACCCGCTCGAGGGTCCAGCCCTGATTTCCCCCCCGGTCGCCCCCGCGGACACGCGCGGCGACGTCGAGGTTCTCCCACACGGTCAGGTCGGCGAAGATGCGGCGGTCCTCGGGAACGAAGCCGATGCCGAGCCCCGCGATCTCGTAGGGCTCGCGGCCGGTGATGTCCCGCCCTTTCCACACGACGTGTCCCTGGCGCGCCGGGGTCAGGCCCATGATGCTCCGCATGGTCGTGGTCTTGCCCACTCCGTTTCTCCCCACCAGGCATACGCACTCGCCCGCGGCCACCGCGAGGGAGACCCCGAAGAGCACCTGCGAGAGACCGTAGGAGGTGTAGATCTCCTTCACCTCGAGGATGGCGGCCATCAGTGCCGCTCCCCCAGATAGACGCGGCGGACTTCCGGATGGCGGCGGACCTCGTCCGGCACACCGTCGGCGATGACCCGGCCCTGGTGGAGCACGGTGATGCGATGGGCGATGGCGAAGACCACCTCCATGTCGTGCTCCGT
Above is a window of Candidatus Methylomirabilota bacterium DNA encoding:
- a CDS encoding ABC transporter ATP-binding protein, with product MAAILEVKEIYTSYGLSQVLFGVSLAVAAGECVCLVGRNGVGKTTTMRSIMGLTPARQGHVVWKGRDITGREPYEIAGLGIGFVPEDRRIFADLTVWENLDVAARVRGGDRGGNQGWTLERVFDLFPKLRELVNRQGGFLSGGEQQMLTIARTLMGNPELLLLDEPSEGLAPLVVDHLKEQIGRLAREGMTILLAEQNVDFCLDLADRVYVLEKGHIRYEGTARAFREDESIRAQYLAL